In the genome of Meles meles chromosome 4, mMelMel3.1 paternal haplotype, whole genome shotgun sequence, one region contains:
- the MX2 gene encoding interferon-induced GTP-binding protein Mx2 isoform X1, which yields MSKAHSSCPYWRPKIFPPQQQPKKEMNFFQPQPPPSGEATGHTMYPPKHQVGGRDPADLTKVFHSMTLNPQQPEGSRAQQKTKGPEHRLASQYEERVRPYIDLIDSLRALGVEQDLALPAIAVIGDQSSGKSSVLEALSGVALPRGSGIVTRCPLLLKLKRQLQESAWKGRISYGTKEVQLQDPSQVEKEILKAQNTLAGNGVSISHELISVDITSPEVPDLTLIDLPGITRVPVGNQPRDIGLQIKALIKKYIQRQETINLVVVPCNVDIATTEALSMAQEVDPNGDRTIGILTKPDLVDSGAEPVVVKVAQNLTYRLQKGFMMVRCRGQEEITNKLSLAEATKKETMFFQKHPYFRALLQEGKATVPCVAERLTNELILHIHKSLPLLEEQIRESHQRATEELHQCGDDTPSDEADRMFFLIDKIKMFNQDIEKLTEGEEVVKERETRLFNKIREEFENWVLVLTANTQKVKNIIHEKVSIYEKQYRGKELLGFVNYKTFQTIVHQYLEQLVDPAITVLQKAVEIIRQTFSDTAKKHFSGFSNLNQRAQSKIEDLKTRQAEIAENLIRLQFRMEQLVYCQDEIYSVVLNQVRKEVFNPVGKPMPDHELKLSFSKDTSSMSSITEIGTHLNAYFWETSKRLANQIPFIIQYFILQENGSCLQKAMMQVLQERENYSWLLQEQSDAAAKRRFLKEKIYRLSQAQRTLYNFYC from the exons ATGTCTAAGGCCCACAGTTCTTGCCCCTACTGGAGGCCCAAGATATTTCCTCCCCAACAGCaaccaaaaaaggaaatgaacttCTTCCAGCCACAGCCGCCACCATCTGGAGAGGCAACAGGACACACCATGTATCCCCCAAAGCATCAAGTCGGGGGGCGGGACCCAGCTGACCTCACCAAAGTGTTCCACTCCATGACACTGAACCCACAGCAGCCAGAAGGAAGCAGGGCCCAACAGAAGACAAAG GGCCCCGAGCACAGGCTGGCTAGCCAGTACGAGGAGAGGGTGCGCCCCTACATCGACCTCATCGACTCCCTGCGGGCCCTGGGCGTGGAGCAGGACCTGGCCCTGCCCGCCATCGCCGTCATCGGAGACCAGAGCTCGGGCAAGAGCTCCGTGCTGGAGGCTCTGTCGGGGGTCGCCCTCCCCAGAGGCAGCG GGATCGTGACCAGGTGCCCGCTCCTGCTGAAGCTGAAGAGGCAGCTGCAGGAGAGCGCGTGGAAGGGTCGGATCAGCTACGGCACCAAGGAGGTCCAGCTCCAGGACCCCTCCCAGGTGGAGAAGGAGATCCTCAAAG CCCAGAACACCTTAGCTGGGAATGGAGTCAGCATCAGCCATGAGCTCATTAGCGTGGACATCACCTCCCCCGAGGTTCCGGATCTGACCCTCATCGACCTCCCCGGCATCACCCGGGTTCCTGTGGGAAACCAGCCCCGGGACATTGGGCTGCAG aTCAAGGCACTCATCAAGAAGTACATTCAGAGGCAGGAGACCATCAACTTGGTGGTGGTCCCCTGCAACGTGGACATCGCCACGACAGAGGCGCTGAGCATGGCTCAGGAGGTGGACCCCAACGGAGACAGGACCATAG GAATCCTGACCAAACCGGATCTCGTGGACAGCGGTGCGGAACCCGTGGTTGTGAAGGTGGCTCAGAACCTCACGTACCGTCTGCAGAAGGGCTTCATGATGGTGCGGTGCCGGGGCCAGGAGGAGATCACCAACAAGCTGAGCCTGGCCGAGGCAACCAAGAAGGAAACGATGTTCTTCCAGAAACATCCGTATTTCAG AGCTCTCCTGCAGGAAGGAAAGGCTACCGTGCCCTGTGTGGCGGAAAGACTGACCAACGAGCTCATCTTGCACATCCAT AAATCACTCCCGCTGCTAGAGGAGCAAATTCGGGAGAGTCACCAGAGGGCCACCGAGGAGCTGCACCAGTGTGGAGACGACACCCCCAGCGACGAGGCCGACAGGATGTTCTTCCTGATCGAC AAAATCAAGATGTTTAATCAGGACATTGAGAAGcttacagagggagaagaagtcgtCAAGGAGAGAGAGACCCGCTTATTTAACAAAATCAGGGAGGAGTTTGAGAACTGGGTGCTCGTACTCACTGCCAATACCCAAAAAG ttaaaaatattattcacGAAAAAGTCTCAATATATGAAAAGCAGTATCGCGGCAAGGAGCTTCTTGGCTTTGTCAACTACAAGACGTTCCAGACCATAGTGCACCAGTACCTAGAACAGCTGGTCGACCCCGCAATCACCGTGCTCCAGAAGGCTGTTG AAATCATCCGGCAAACGTTCTCCGACACAGCCAAGAAGCATTTTAGTGGGTTTTCCAACCTTAATCAAAGAGCCCAG AGCAAGATTGAAGACTTAAAGACGAGACAAGCAGAAATAGCGGAAAATCTGATCCGACTTCAGTTCCGGATGGAACAGCTGGTGTACTGTCAAGACGAGATTTACAGCGTGGTTCTGAACCAAGTCCGGAAAGAGGTTTTCAACCCGGTGGGAAAGCCCATGCCGGATCACGAGTTGAAACTGTCTTTCTCGAAAGATACGTCTTCGATGTCGTCCATCACTGAAATTGGGACGCACCTGAATGCGTATTTCTGG GAAACCAGCAAACGTCTGGCCAACCAGATCCCATTCATAATTCAGTATTTCATACTCCAGGAGAACGGCAGTTGCCTACAGAAAGCCATGATGCAGGTCCTACAGGAGAGGGAGAACTATTCCTGGCTGCTTCAAGAGCAGAGCGACGCCGCTGCCAAGAGGAGATTCCTTAAGGAGAAAATTTACCGGCTATCTCAGGCGCAGCGCACCCTCTATAATTTCTACTGTTAA
- the MX2 gene encoding interferon-induced GTP-binding protein Mx2 isoform X2: MNFFQPQPPPSGEATGHTMYPPKHQVGGRDPADLTKVFHSMTLNPQQPEGSRAQQKTKGPEHRLASQYEERVRPYIDLIDSLRALGVEQDLALPAIAVIGDQSSGKSSVLEALSGVALPRGSGIVTRCPLLLKLKRQLQESAWKGRISYGTKEVQLQDPSQVEKEILKAQNTLAGNGVSISHELISVDITSPEVPDLTLIDLPGITRVPVGNQPRDIGLQIKALIKKYIQRQETINLVVVPCNVDIATTEALSMAQEVDPNGDRTIGILTKPDLVDSGAEPVVVKVAQNLTYRLQKGFMMVRCRGQEEITNKLSLAEATKKETMFFQKHPYFRALLQEGKATVPCVAERLTNELILHIHKSLPLLEEQIRESHQRATEELHQCGDDTPSDEADRMFFLIDKIKMFNQDIEKLTEGEEVVKERETRLFNKIREEFENWVLVLTANTQKVKNIIHEKVSIYEKQYRGKELLGFVNYKTFQTIVHQYLEQLVDPAITVLQKAVEIIRQTFSDTAKKHFSGFSNLNQRAQSKIEDLKTRQAEIAENLIRLQFRMEQLVYCQDEIYSVVLNQVRKEVFNPVGKPMPDHELKLSFSKDTSSMSSITEIGTHLNAYFWETSKRLANQIPFIIQYFILQENGSCLQKAMMQVLQERENYSWLLQEQSDAAAKRRFLKEKIYRLSQAQRTLYNFYC, encoded by the exons atgaacttCTTCCAGCCACAGCCGCCACCATCTGGAGAGGCAACAGGACACACCATGTATCCCCCAAAGCATCAAGTCGGGGGGCGGGACCCAGCTGACCTCACCAAAGTGTTCCACTCCATGACACTGAACCCACAGCAGCCAGAAGGAAGCAGGGCCCAACAGAAGACAAAG GGCCCCGAGCACAGGCTGGCTAGCCAGTACGAGGAGAGGGTGCGCCCCTACATCGACCTCATCGACTCCCTGCGGGCCCTGGGCGTGGAGCAGGACCTGGCCCTGCCCGCCATCGCCGTCATCGGAGACCAGAGCTCGGGCAAGAGCTCCGTGCTGGAGGCTCTGTCGGGGGTCGCCCTCCCCAGAGGCAGCG GGATCGTGACCAGGTGCCCGCTCCTGCTGAAGCTGAAGAGGCAGCTGCAGGAGAGCGCGTGGAAGGGTCGGATCAGCTACGGCACCAAGGAGGTCCAGCTCCAGGACCCCTCCCAGGTGGAGAAGGAGATCCTCAAAG CCCAGAACACCTTAGCTGGGAATGGAGTCAGCATCAGCCATGAGCTCATTAGCGTGGACATCACCTCCCCCGAGGTTCCGGATCTGACCCTCATCGACCTCCCCGGCATCACCCGGGTTCCTGTGGGAAACCAGCCCCGGGACATTGGGCTGCAG aTCAAGGCACTCATCAAGAAGTACATTCAGAGGCAGGAGACCATCAACTTGGTGGTGGTCCCCTGCAACGTGGACATCGCCACGACAGAGGCGCTGAGCATGGCTCAGGAGGTGGACCCCAACGGAGACAGGACCATAG GAATCCTGACCAAACCGGATCTCGTGGACAGCGGTGCGGAACCCGTGGTTGTGAAGGTGGCTCAGAACCTCACGTACCGTCTGCAGAAGGGCTTCATGATGGTGCGGTGCCGGGGCCAGGAGGAGATCACCAACAAGCTGAGCCTGGCCGAGGCAACCAAGAAGGAAACGATGTTCTTCCAGAAACATCCGTATTTCAG AGCTCTCCTGCAGGAAGGAAAGGCTACCGTGCCCTGTGTGGCGGAAAGACTGACCAACGAGCTCATCTTGCACATCCAT AAATCACTCCCGCTGCTAGAGGAGCAAATTCGGGAGAGTCACCAGAGGGCCACCGAGGAGCTGCACCAGTGTGGAGACGACACCCCCAGCGACGAGGCCGACAGGATGTTCTTCCTGATCGAC AAAATCAAGATGTTTAATCAGGACATTGAGAAGcttacagagggagaagaagtcgtCAAGGAGAGAGAGACCCGCTTATTTAACAAAATCAGGGAGGAGTTTGAGAACTGGGTGCTCGTACTCACTGCCAATACCCAAAAAG ttaaaaatattattcacGAAAAAGTCTCAATATATGAAAAGCAGTATCGCGGCAAGGAGCTTCTTGGCTTTGTCAACTACAAGACGTTCCAGACCATAGTGCACCAGTACCTAGAACAGCTGGTCGACCCCGCAATCACCGTGCTCCAGAAGGCTGTTG AAATCATCCGGCAAACGTTCTCCGACACAGCCAAGAAGCATTTTAGTGGGTTTTCCAACCTTAATCAAAGAGCCCAG AGCAAGATTGAAGACTTAAAGACGAGACAAGCAGAAATAGCGGAAAATCTGATCCGACTTCAGTTCCGGATGGAACAGCTGGTGTACTGTCAAGACGAGATTTACAGCGTGGTTCTGAACCAAGTCCGGAAAGAGGTTTTCAACCCGGTGGGAAAGCCCATGCCGGATCACGAGTTGAAACTGTCTTTCTCGAAAGATACGTCTTCGATGTCGTCCATCACTGAAATTGGGACGCACCTGAATGCGTATTTCTGG GAAACCAGCAAACGTCTGGCCAACCAGATCCCATTCATAATTCAGTATTTCATACTCCAGGAGAACGGCAGTTGCCTACAGAAAGCCATGATGCAGGTCCTACAGGAGAGGGAGAACTATTCCTGGCTGCTTCAAGAGCAGAGCGACGCCGCTGCCAAGAGGAGATTCCTTAAGGAGAAAATTTACCGGCTATCTCAGGCGCAGCGCACCCTCTATAATTTCTACTGTTAA
- the MX2 gene encoding interferon-induced GTP-binding protein Mx2 isoform X3, producing the protein MYPPKHQVGGRDPADLTKVFHSMTLNPQQPEGSRAQQKTKGPEHRLASQYEERVRPYIDLIDSLRALGVEQDLALPAIAVIGDQSSGKSSVLEALSGVALPRGSGIVTRCPLLLKLKRQLQESAWKGRISYGTKEVQLQDPSQVEKEILKAQNTLAGNGVSISHELISVDITSPEVPDLTLIDLPGITRVPVGNQPRDIGLQIKALIKKYIQRQETINLVVVPCNVDIATTEALSMAQEVDPNGDRTIGILTKPDLVDSGAEPVVVKVAQNLTYRLQKGFMMVRCRGQEEITNKLSLAEATKKETMFFQKHPYFRALLQEGKATVPCVAERLTNELILHIHKSLPLLEEQIRESHQRATEELHQCGDDTPSDEADRMFFLIDKIKMFNQDIEKLTEGEEVVKERETRLFNKIREEFENWVLVLTANTQKVKNIIHEKVSIYEKQYRGKELLGFVNYKTFQTIVHQYLEQLVDPAITVLQKAVEIIRQTFSDTAKKHFSGFSNLNQRAQSKIEDLKTRQAEIAENLIRLQFRMEQLVYCQDEIYSVVLNQVRKEVFNPVGKPMPDHELKLSFSKDTSSMSSITEIGTHLNAYFWETSKRLANQIPFIIQYFILQENGSCLQKAMMQVLQERENYSWLLQEQSDAAAKRRFLKEKIYRLSQAQRTLYNFYC; encoded by the exons ATGTATCCCCCAAAGCATCAAGTCGGGGGGCGGGACCCAGCTGACCTCACCAAAGTGTTCCACTCCATGACACTGAACCCACAGCAGCCAGAAGGAAGCAGGGCCCAACAGAAGACAAAG GGCCCCGAGCACAGGCTGGCTAGCCAGTACGAGGAGAGGGTGCGCCCCTACATCGACCTCATCGACTCCCTGCGGGCCCTGGGCGTGGAGCAGGACCTGGCCCTGCCCGCCATCGCCGTCATCGGAGACCAGAGCTCGGGCAAGAGCTCCGTGCTGGAGGCTCTGTCGGGGGTCGCCCTCCCCAGAGGCAGCG GGATCGTGACCAGGTGCCCGCTCCTGCTGAAGCTGAAGAGGCAGCTGCAGGAGAGCGCGTGGAAGGGTCGGATCAGCTACGGCACCAAGGAGGTCCAGCTCCAGGACCCCTCCCAGGTGGAGAAGGAGATCCTCAAAG CCCAGAACACCTTAGCTGGGAATGGAGTCAGCATCAGCCATGAGCTCATTAGCGTGGACATCACCTCCCCCGAGGTTCCGGATCTGACCCTCATCGACCTCCCCGGCATCACCCGGGTTCCTGTGGGAAACCAGCCCCGGGACATTGGGCTGCAG aTCAAGGCACTCATCAAGAAGTACATTCAGAGGCAGGAGACCATCAACTTGGTGGTGGTCCCCTGCAACGTGGACATCGCCACGACAGAGGCGCTGAGCATGGCTCAGGAGGTGGACCCCAACGGAGACAGGACCATAG GAATCCTGACCAAACCGGATCTCGTGGACAGCGGTGCGGAACCCGTGGTTGTGAAGGTGGCTCAGAACCTCACGTACCGTCTGCAGAAGGGCTTCATGATGGTGCGGTGCCGGGGCCAGGAGGAGATCACCAACAAGCTGAGCCTGGCCGAGGCAACCAAGAAGGAAACGATGTTCTTCCAGAAACATCCGTATTTCAG AGCTCTCCTGCAGGAAGGAAAGGCTACCGTGCCCTGTGTGGCGGAAAGACTGACCAACGAGCTCATCTTGCACATCCAT AAATCACTCCCGCTGCTAGAGGAGCAAATTCGGGAGAGTCACCAGAGGGCCACCGAGGAGCTGCACCAGTGTGGAGACGACACCCCCAGCGACGAGGCCGACAGGATGTTCTTCCTGATCGAC AAAATCAAGATGTTTAATCAGGACATTGAGAAGcttacagagggagaagaagtcgtCAAGGAGAGAGAGACCCGCTTATTTAACAAAATCAGGGAGGAGTTTGAGAACTGGGTGCTCGTACTCACTGCCAATACCCAAAAAG ttaaaaatattattcacGAAAAAGTCTCAATATATGAAAAGCAGTATCGCGGCAAGGAGCTTCTTGGCTTTGTCAACTACAAGACGTTCCAGACCATAGTGCACCAGTACCTAGAACAGCTGGTCGACCCCGCAATCACCGTGCTCCAGAAGGCTGTTG AAATCATCCGGCAAACGTTCTCCGACACAGCCAAGAAGCATTTTAGTGGGTTTTCCAACCTTAATCAAAGAGCCCAG AGCAAGATTGAAGACTTAAAGACGAGACAAGCAGAAATAGCGGAAAATCTGATCCGACTTCAGTTCCGGATGGAACAGCTGGTGTACTGTCAAGACGAGATTTACAGCGTGGTTCTGAACCAAGTCCGGAAAGAGGTTTTCAACCCGGTGGGAAAGCCCATGCCGGATCACGAGTTGAAACTGTCTTTCTCGAAAGATACGTCTTCGATGTCGTCCATCACTGAAATTGGGACGCACCTGAATGCGTATTTCTGG GAAACCAGCAAACGTCTGGCCAACCAGATCCCATTCATAATTCAGTATTTCATACTCCAGGAGAACGGCAGTTGCCTACAGAAAGCCATGATGCAGGTCCTACAGGAGAGGGAGAACTATTCCTGGCTGCTTCAAGAGCAGAGCGACGCCGCTGCCAAGAGGAGATTCCTTAAGGAGAAAATTTACCGGCTATCTCAGGCGCAGCGCACCCTCTATAATTTCTACTGTTAA